A genomic region of Papaver somniferum cultivar HN1 chromosome 7, ASM357369v1, whole genome shotgun sequence contains the following coding sequences:
- the LOC113293742 gene encoding uncharacterized protein LOC113293742: MGEVRYIELSNYSLVIYHQMNVCVTINQDTLQKRGILAGEVIIAENSEEDARCGKGMRQVVVTDLDTLVPSMSPNGNNSHQTTPSINTEFGKNAKKNTQSGKDTREHLNYSMKLFE, translated from the exons ATGGGTGAGGTCAGATATATTGAACTTTCAAATTACAGTCTGGTGATCTATCACCAAATGAATGTATGTGTTACCATCAATCAGGACACACTACAGAAAAGAGGTATTTTAGCTGGTGAAGTTATAATTGCAGAAAATTCAGAAGAAGATGCAAGGTGTGGAAAAGGAATGAGACAGGTAGTCGTTACTGATCTTGATACTCTTGTTCCATCCATGAGTCCTAATGGCAATAATTCTCATCAGACAACACCATCAATCaatactgagtttggaaaaaatgcaaagaaaaatacgCAATCTGGAAAAGACACAAGGGAACATCTG aattactcaaTGAAACTATTTGAATAG